ATCCGGGCTTTCCTTTGGCCGAAATGCACGCGGATGGTTCGAGTGTCATTACCAAACATCCCGGCACGGGCGGACTGGTTTCTGTGGGCACTGTGACAGCGCAGTTGCTCTATGAAATCGATGGACCACGCTACATGAACCCCGACGTGGTATCGCGGTTCGACACGATCCAACTTTCGCAGGACGGATCCGACCGCGTAAGGATCTCGGGAGTGCGCGGAGAACCAGCGCCTGAGAACGTCAAGGTGTGCATCAACTACCTGGGTGGCTTTCGCAATGCAATGACTTTCGTACTGACAGGCCTGGACATTGAAGCCAAGGCCGATCTTGCCCGTCGCACCTTGACCAAAGAACTCGGCGGCGCCGAACGATTCGATGCGCTCGACTTCGATTTGGTGCGCAGCGACAAACCCGACGCCACGACCAACGCCGAAGCGAGCGCCTACTTGCGCGTCACTGCCAAGGGGCAGGATCCGAGCCGCGTCGGCCGTGCCTTTTCGAACGCCGTAGTCGAAATGGTATTGGCCAGCTATCCCGGTTTTTATTGCACCTCGCCTCCGCAAGATGCCACTCCCTATGGCGTCTATTGGCCAGCACTCGTGCCTGCCAACGTACCGAATTACGAAGTCGTGCTGGCCGATGGCTCGCGCATTGCCATCCCCCCCGCACCAACAAGTGGCGGCGGAGGCGCACCGCTTGCCGATCCTGACACCGGCGTACCGGGCAAGGTTGCTGTCGGTACGACGAAGCGAGCGCCACTGGGGACGATTTTTGGCGCGCGGTCAGGTGACAAAGGAGGAAATGCCAATGTCGGTATCTGGGCCCGCAGCGATCTCGCCTACGCCTGGCTCGCTTCGTTTTTGACAATCGATCAGTTCAAGCAATTGGTCCCCGAATCGGTGCCACTCGTCGTACGCCGTTTCGAGTTTCCCCATCTACGAGCGCTCAATATCGTCGTCGTCGGACTATTGGGCGAGGGGGTTTCTTCCTCGACGCGGCCTGATGCGCAAGCTAAGAGCCTAGGCGAGTACCTGCGCTCGCGCATGGTGGACGTGCCTTTAGAGTTACTCCGCGACGCGACGCAATGAAAAACGAGAGCGCCGGTAAGTGGCTTGCCATGAGCGGCACGAAAAAACCCCGCGACGCTGGAGCGGTTTCCTTCCGCACCAGCTCCACGGGGCCTGTTCGTAATTAAGTTACCTGGGCTGACGGCCTGGAAACACGACAACTCTACTTCGGCTCGCCTTCGACTGCCTTCTTGGCGGCGTCTGCAGCGCCCTTAGCAGCATCAGCCGCGTCTTCGGCGGCGTTTTTGGCTGCGTCGGTAGCACCTTCCGCGGCATTCTTGGCTGCGTCCGTCACAGCCGTGGCGGCGTGCTCTCCCGCTTCAACGGCCTTCTCGCCGGCTTCCTTCGCGTGCGCACCGGCTTCCTTGGCCGTGGCGGCCGCCTTGTCCGCTTCGGCCTTGCCAGCCTTCTTGGCTTCGGCGCAGCCCAATACGGTAGCGATGCCCAAAATTACGGCAAAACTGATAAGCTTTTTCATCTCCCCATGACCCTTTCGTTTGGAACCTATTTCGGCGAACTCCCACTCGGCGTGGGCGGAATACCGCCTAAACGTCAATAAAACTTAGACCCATTTCGGGGCCCAGTTATTCCCCCTTGAACGAAAATTCCCTACCTGGAGGAATAATCAATCCGCGTAAGCAGAGCAACCCATCAATGTGGCTTTCCCCGCCCAGCCCAGCACGACCGCTCATTTTGGCCCGCCCTGCCAGGCCGGTTTGCGCTTGCCTAGAAACGCGGCGATCCCTTCGGCCAGTTCGGCACTCTCCCAGCGATCCGCGAGCTGACTGACGGTGTACTGAATATTTTCGCTCGTCTCATGCGCGCTGACGAACTCAATCAAACGTTTGCAATCCGCAACCGCGCCGGGAGCGCAGCGTAGAAAAGCGGCGATCTCGTGGTCTATGGTCGCGTCCAGGGCTCCTGGCTCGACAGCTTCGTCGAGCAGGCCCCAGCGGACGGCAGCCGCGCCATCCATGTCCGTGGCATTCAACATTACCCGGCGCGCGTGCGGCGCACCCAGTCGTGCCACCACATAGGGCGAGATCGTTGCGGGGACCAGGCCCAGGCGAACCTCGGTCAGACAGAAACGGGCCGTGGTAACGCCGATGGCAACGTCACAGATGGAAATCAGTCCCAATCCGCCGCCATATGCCGAACCGTTGATGCG
This genomic window from Pirellulales bacterium contains:
- a CDS encoding acyclic terpene utilization AtuA family protein, with amino-acid sequence MSTSVEPLRIANCSGFYGDRLAAAREMIEGGPIDFLTGDYLAELTMLILFKSRQKDVAKGYATTFLRQMENVLGLAIERGVRLVTDAGGLNPAGLATELRALIEKLGIKASVAHIEGDDLLGKLPALRAAGHEMRHLDTGRPLAELKAAPLTANAYLGAWGIVEALGHGADIVICPRVTDASLVVGPAAFHFGWSRTDWDRLAGAVVAGHVLECGAQATGGNYAFFREVPGLEHPGFPLAEMHADGSSVITKHPGTGGLVSVGTVTAQLLYEIDGPRYMNPDVVSRFDTIQLSQDGSDRVRISGVRGEPAPENVKVCINYLGGFRNAMTFVLTGLDIEAKADLARRTLTKELGGAERFDALDFDLVRSDKPDATTNAEASAYLRVTAKGQDPSRVGRAFSNAVVEMVLASYPGFYCTSPPQDATPYGVYWPALVPANVPNYEVVLADGSRIAIPPAPTSGGGGAPLADPDTGVPGKVAVGTTKRAPLGTIFGARSGDKGGNANVGIWARSDLAYAWLASFLTIDQFKQLVPESVPLVVRRFEFPHLRALNIVVVGLLGEGVSSSTRPDAQAKSLGEYLRSRMVDVPLELLRDATQ
- a CDS encoding crotonase/enoyl-CoA hydratase family protein — protein: MSDFQTISLDVDATGIARLTLNRPEARNAMSQRMIQELGTAADRLAADQAVRVVVLSGAGEHFCAGGDLKEMQVQATRSRDERIADATELATVLSKLDRLPRPIIGRINGSAYGGGLGLISICDVAIGVTTARFCLTEVRLGLVPATISPYVVARLGAPHARRVMLNATDMDGAAAVRWGLLDEAVEPGALDATIDHEIAAFLRCAPGAVADCKRLIEFVSAHETSENIQYTVSQLADRWESAELAEGIAAFLGKRKPAWQGGPK